The following proteins are co-located in the Spirosoma montaniterrae genome:
- a CDS encoding RagB/SusD family nutrient uptake outer membrane protein: MKKILISTIALCSLLVLNSCTDLEENVLDEASATGLTDKQAADGNIAPVYARLPDIFQHTTYFAIQEISTDEAILPYRGGTDWGDNGIYVAMHQHTHTSTDPNLRNTWLLLTQGISRSITAINTLPTINDQNVKTYLAEARGMRAYYNMLLLDLFGVVFVKDDPQAVSTILRGEQALDYVKSELMAVEPELLTTVGPGRLTKGAVWGLLARLHLNAAVYRDRYATTFTFRPDDMDKVVEYCDKIINSGQYQLSRDYFSIFNSDNNANKELIFAVDQRAELNGHNRLAYFSLSGDQYPLPAFTGANGTDGPAITPDYYQTWATAYAPRDPASADPRFYKQNMTIPADSCMAAADFNMNRGILRGQQYGLIRVNGAFVRCGANYRVGRLFNVNRNRPTLPVNFTGKIDFTVAGSDYNTGYRVLKYEFSKKSVSGRNLGDADISIVRLADVYLMRAEAKLRKSNDAAGALADVNTVRASRTATTPPPALTSMNLDLLLRERGFELYWEMVRRTDLIRFGKYEDKWTEKTDANPQKRIFPIPQTAIDGASNLPGYLVQNPGY, encoded by the coding sequence ATGAAAAAAATACTTATCTCAACCATAGCCCTGTGCAGCCTGCTTGTACTCAATAGCTGCACTGATCTGGAAGAAAACGTGCTCGACGAAGCCTCGGCTACGGGCCTGACCGATAAGCAGGCCGCCGATGGCAACATCGCCCCTGTTTACGCCCGCCTGCCCGACATCTTTCAGCACACGACCTACTTCGCCATTCAGGAAATCTCGACCGACGAGGCCATTCTGCCTTACCGGGGCGGCACCGACTGGGGCGACAACGGCATTTACGTGGCAATGCACCAGCATACGCACACCAGCACCGACCCCAACCTGCGCAACACCTGGCTGCTGCTGACGCAGGGTATTTCGCGCTCGATTACGGCAATCAACACGCTGCCGACCATCAACGACCAGAACGTGAAAACATACCTGGCCGAAGCGCGGGGGATGCGGGCATACTACAACATGCTGCTGCTCGATCTGTTTGGTGTGGTGTTCGTGAAAGACGACCCGCAGGCGGTGTCAACAATTTTGCGGGGCGAACAGGCTCTGGACTATGTGAAAAGCGAGTTGATGGCCGTAGAACCGGAGTTGCTGACCACGGTTGGCCCCGGTCGGCTGACCAAAGGAGCCGTTTGGGGGCTGCTGGCCCGTTTGCACCTCAACGCTGCCGTATACCGCGACCGCTACGCTACGACGTTTACGTTCCGGCCCGACGATATGGACAAGGTGGTAGAGTATTGCGACAAAATCATCAATTCGGGCCAGTACCAGCTTTCCCGCGATTATTTCTCGATTTTCAACTCAGACAATAACGCCAATAAAGAGTTGATTTTTGCCGTTGACCAACGCGCCGAACTGAACGGGCATAACCGGCTGGCCTACTTCTCGCTATCAGGCGATCAGTATCCACTGCCTGCGTTTACGGGTGCAAACGGCACCGACGGCCCTGCCATTACCCCCGATTACTACCAGACCTGGGCTACGGCCTATGCCCCCCGCGACCCGGCTTCGGCAGACCCCCGCTTTTACAAACAAAACATGACTATTCCGGCTGATTCGTGTATGGCAGCCGCCGACTTCAACATGAACCGGGGTATTCTGCGCGGGCAGCAATATGGCCTGATTCGGGTCAATGGCGCGTTTGTGCGCTGCGGTGCCAACTACCGCGTGGGGCGGCTCTTCAACGTGAACCGCAACCGGCCCACGCTGCCGGTAAATTTTACGGGGAAAATCGACTTTACAGTAGCAGGCAGTGATTACAATACCGGCTACCGGGTGCTGAAATATGAGTTCAGCAAAAAATCGGTGTCGGGTCGGAACCTCGGCGATGCCGACATTTCGATTGTGCGCCTGGCCGACGTGTACCTGATGCGGGCCGAAGCCAAACTCCGCAAGAGCAACGATGCCGCCGGTGCGCTGGCCGACGTGAACACAGTACGGGCGTCGCGCACGGCTACGACACCTCCGCCTGCCCTTACCAGCATGAACCTCGACCTGCTGCTGCGCGAACGGGGCTTTGAACTGTATTGGGAGATGGTGCGCCGAACCGACCTGATCCGGTTTGGTAAATACGAAGATAAGTGGACCGAAAAGACGGATGCCAACCCGCAGAAACGGATTTTCCCGATTCCGCAAACGGCCATCGACGGAGCCTCCAACCTGCCGGGCTATCTGGTACAAAATCCGGGCTATTAA
- a CDS encoding SusC/RagA family TonB-linked outer membrane protein, translating to MTCFYLFTSSLLPMVKRGVLVGLLSAITLLPVIGAGNPAPAYLSKLPRPQQPTADLTVSGRVTDAATNEALAGCTVVLKGTQKGTTTDANGDFRLVVPDGSAVLVVGFIGFISQEVPVGNRTTINVALVASASELAQVVVIGYGTTTKKDATGALTSLKSTDFNRGVINSPEQLLQGKVAGVNVTSVSGEPGARQSITIRGPGGVRTGSTPLFVLDGIPLDNSSTGGATNPLNFLNPQDIDAIDVLKDASATAIYGARGANGVILITTKKGKAGAGSLTLSSSLGVSNMARPLPIFSADAYRRQVVAVGGVLDDQKASTDWQREISRTAITQDHNLSFSGGADRFTYYGSVGVQNQEGILKNSKLNRYTGRFNASQKLLDDRLVVDVNLTASQTVNERPPIEGIVGAAISANPTYPAYDATGAPARYQAFTNPLITLALNKDLTTINRVVANLSPSFKITKDLVYKLNLGVDNASSTRDLQALANAVPQQDGRLESIYANNRNVLIENYFTYTRNWADHSLTGLVGHSYQKFVIQGRNWSINRFPISPIEPINNPGQGQDLTLANNRPGGFATENELQSFFGRANYQYKNRYLLTATVRADGSSKFGANNKYGVFPSFSAGWRLSEEPFLQAGPFSDLKLRAGWGQTGNQEIPSKITQALFTSNVSASTSYPLDGSANYPAGTTYTRLANPDIQWEVSTQTDIGLDFGLFGGALTGTLDYFRKVSGKILLEVIPSDPIQPAATYWTNVPDMTITNQGVELELNYRYVNQRGLRFDVGGNITFINNVVNNSPYTVITSGSASGPGLTSATVNGYVNGQPIGTFFLREYIGIDEKGVSKYRDVDGDGIGGTDKDRIAAGSALPTRQFNINGSVAYKGFDLTANFNGVAGNKLYDNTANAFFYKARLVKGLNGTTEAIGEANESINNAAPVSTRFLKDGAFFRLNNLTLGYNFDTQRLGVNRWVKNIRLSATGQNLFVITKYDGYDPEVNIDRTVNGISSYGIDYLSYPKARTFVFGLNLTF from the coding sequence ATGACTTGTTTTTATCTGTTTACATCTTCACTGTTGCCGATGGTGAAGCGAGGAGTATTGGTCGGGTTGCTATCGGCCATAACGCTCCTGCCGGTTATTGGGGCGGGTAATCCGGCTCCTGCCTACCTCTCAAAACTGCCCCGGCCTCAACAGCCAACTGCCGACCTGACCGTGAGTGGCCGCGTTACGGATGCTGCCACCAACGAGGCTCTCGCAGGCTGCACAGTGGTTCTCAAAGGAACACAAAAGGGAACCACCACCGACGCCAATGGCGACTTTCGGCTTGTTGTACCCGACGGGTCGGCTGTGCTGGTGGTTGGGTTTATTGGTTTCATTTCGCAGGAAGTGCCGGTTGGTAATCGAACCACGATCAACGTTGCGCTTGTGGCGTCGGCGTCGGAACTGGCGCAGGTGGTAGTCATCGGCTACGGCACCACGACCAAAAAAGATGCGACGGGGGCGTTGACATCGCTGAAAAGCACGGATTTTAACCGGGGTGTCATCAACTCGCCGGAGCAACTCCTACAGGGTAAAGTGGCCGGGGTAAACGTTACGTCGGTCAGTGGCGAGCCTGGCGCGCGGCAGAGTATCACCATCCGGGGGCCGGGGGGCGTCAGAACGGGCAGCACACCACTGTTCGTGCTGGATGGCATTCCGCTCGACAATTCCAGCACGGGCGGAGCTACCAACCCGCTCAACTTCCTGAACCCGCAGGATATCGACGCCATCGATGTCTTGAAAGATGCGTCGGCTACGGCCATTTATGGTGCCCGTGGTGCCAACGGCGTTATCCTGATCACAACCAAAAAAGGTAAAGCCGGAGCCGGTAGCCTGACGCTGTCGTCCAGCCTCGGCGTGTCGAACATGGCGCGACCGTTGCCCATTTTTTCGGCGGATGCGTATCGGCGGCAGGTGGTGGCCGTGGGTGGTGTACTCGACGATCAGAAAGCATCGACCGACTGGCAGCGCGAAATCAGCCGCACGGCCATTACGCAGGACCACAATCTGTCGTTTAGCGGAGGTGCCGACCGATTCACGTACTACGGCTCAGTGGGCGTACAAAATCAGGAAGGTATCCTGAAAAACAGCAAACTGAACCGGTATACGGGTCGCTTCAACGCATCGCAGAAATTGCTGGACGACCGCTTAGTGGTGGATGTAAACCTGACCGCGTCGCAAACCGTCAACGAACGGCCTCCCATCGAAGGCATCGTCGGTGCGGCTATCTCGGCCAATCCTACGTACCCGGCCTACGACGCCACGGGCGCACCCGCCCGCTATCAGGCATTTACGAATCCGCTCATTACGCTGGCCCTGAACAAAGACCTCACCACCATCAATCGGGTAGTAGCTAATTTGTCGCCTTCGTTTAAAATCACCAAAGACCTTGTTTATAAGTTGAATCTGGGGGTCGATAATGCCAGTTCGACCCGCGATTTGCAAGCACTGGCGAATGCCGTACCACAGCAGGACGGTCGTCTCGAAAGCATCTATGCCAACAACCGCAACGTACTGATCGAGAACTACTTTACCTACACACGCAACTGGGCCGATCATAGCCTGACGGGGCTGGTGGGGCATTCGTACCAGAAGTTTGTGATTCAGGGCCGCAACTGGAGTATCAATAGGTTTCCGATTTCGCCCATCGAACCAATCAACAACCCCGGTCAGGGGCAGGATTTGACGCTGGCGAATAACCGACCGGGCGGGTTTGCCACCGAAAACGAGTTGCAGTCTTTCTTTGGCCGGGCCAACTACCAGTACAAAAATCGCTACCTGCTTACGGCAACCGTGCGGGCCGATGGGTCGAGTAAATTCGGGGCCAACAACAAGTACGGTGTCTTCCCGTCGTTCTCGGCGGGCTGGCGGCTATCGGAAGAGCCATTTCTGCAGGCCGGGCCTTTCTCCGACCTGAAGCTGCGGGCCGGGTGGGGGCAAACGGGCAACCAGGAGATTCCGTCGAAGATTACGCAGGCGTTGTTCACGTCCAACGTGTCGGCCTCAACGAGCTACCCGCTCGATGGGTCGGCCAACTACCCGGCTGGCACCACTTACACCCGGCTTGCTAACCCCGACATTCAGTGGGAAGTATCGACCCAAACCGATATTGGTCTTGACTTCGGCCTGTTCGGCGGTGCCCTGACCGGTACGCTGGATTATTTCCGCAAGGTGTCGGGCAAGATTCTGCTGGAGGTGATTCCGTCAGACCCTATTCAGCCTGCCGCCACTTACTGGACCAACGTACCCGACATGACCATCACCAACCAGGGCGTTGAACTGGAACTGAATTACCGGTATGTGAACCAGCGCGGACTTCGGTTCGACGTGGGCGGCAACATCACGTTTATCAACAATGTGGTCAACAATTCGCCCTACACCGTTATCACGTCCGGGTCGGCGTCGGGGCCGGGCCTGACCTCAGCCACCGTCAATGGCTACGTGAACGGGCAGCCTATCGGTACGTTTTTCCTGCGCGAATACATTGGTATCGATGAAAAAGGCGTCAGCAAATACCGCGATGTAGATGGCGATGGCATTGGTGGCACCGACAAAGACCGGATTGCCGCCGGTAGCGCACTGCCCACCCGCCAGTTCAACATCAACGGCAGTGTTGCTTACAAAGGGTTCGACCTGACGGCCAACTTCAACGGGGTGGCTGGCAACAAACTGTATGACAACACCGCCAACGCGTTCTTCTACAAGGCCCGGTTAGTGAAAGGGCTGAATGGCACAACGGAAGCCATCGGCGAAGCCAACGAGTCGATAAATAACGCAGCACCCGTATCGACCCGGTTCCTGAAAGACGGTGCTTTTTTCCGGCTCAACAACCTCACGCTGGGGTATAATTTCGATACGCAGCGGCTGGGCGTAAATCGGTGGGTGAAAAACATCCGGCTGTCGGCAACGGGGCAAAACCTGTTCGTAATTACAAAGTATGACGGCTACGACCCCGAAGTGAACATCGACCGGACCGTTAATGGAATTTCGTCGTATGGTATTGATTATCTGAGTTATCCAAAGGCCCGCACCTTTGTTTTTGGCCTTAATCTGACATTCTGA
- a CDS encoding DUF308 domain-containing protein, with the protein MERTKSTQHGWLLLARGIFYILIGVLMFVFASTYSAQSGHIIGALALAAGICQLFFSFTNQRTDKNSIWGILHGLTDVGFGIAIYIFSEGTIKGFVDVLGFWAMMYAFLQSVQAMYAFLAARGAGVVSSTSLVHFGNVLAAGGLTFTLLLRPAGFNESMGFIGIFPIILGILIVVMARQMRVQAVAQ; encoded by the coding sequence ATGGAACGTACAAAATCAACGCAACACGGGTGGTTGCTCTTAGCCCGTGGCATCTTTTACATACTGATTGGGGTATTGATGTTTGTTTTTGCCAGTACTTACTCGGCGCAGTCGGGACATATTATCGGCGCGTTGGCGCTCGCGGCTGGTATCTGTCAGCTTTTCTTCTCATTCACCAACCAGCGTACAGACAAAAACAGCATCTGGGGTATTTTACACGGCCTCACCGACGTAGGTTTCGGCATTGCCATCTACATATTCTCCGAAGGAACCATCAAAGGTTTTGTAGACGTGCTGGGCTTCTGGGCCATGATGTACGCTTTTTTACAGTCTGTGCAGGCCATGTACGCCTTTCTGGCCGCCCGTGGAGCGGGTGTGGTCAGCAGCACCAGCCTGGTTCATTTCGGCAATGTCCTGGCCGCCGGGGGCCTGACGTTCACCCTGTTACTGCGGCCCGCCGGTTTCAACGAGTCGATGGGCTTTATCGGTATTTTTCCGATTATTCTCGGTATTCTGATTGTTGTCATGGCCCGGCAAATGCGAGTGCAGGCAGTAGCGCAGTGA
- a CDS encoding nicotinate-nucleotide adenylyltransferase, with product MYEKNIGTKQKALRINLDRKIYGSFAEIGAGQETAAMFFKAGGSSGTIAKTMSAYDMTFSDSIYGVEESGRYVVESRLVKMLAKEYSLLEKRLAEKRGRDTTFFAFANTVAALNFQKTNDAHGWIGCRFQLNPQAGYNDVIIHVRMLDNENVLQQQALGVIGVNLIYGCYYYAKSPETLVLSLMDDLVPERIQIDMIRFSGPDFADVDNRLMSLHLVKNSFTDCALFGSDGQVLQPSEALYKKNILVMRGRLRPLTNVQMDMIQNGLKQFKEESDVDTSRLVSMAELTLHNLKANEQGIDEKDFLDRVDILCSMGISVMISNYLEYYKLVAYLAKLTRLKIGLIVGIPNLEYIFEEGHYEFLPGGILESFATLFSRKVKLFVYPTLRNNTIYTCNEFQLPATLEPLFQYLVRNDKIEDITDYNEANLHISTDRVLEMIQNGEDGWEQLVPEPVAQRIKDNCLFGYPCEVEYVPIGQQVRASMAQ from the coding sequence TTGTACGAGAAAAATATAGGTACAAAGCAGAAAGCACTACGCATCAACCTCGACCGCAAAATCTACGGTTCGTTTGCCGAGATTGGCGCGGGGCAGGAAACAGCCGCCATGTTTTTTAAAGCCGGCGGCTCGTCGGGTACGATTGCCAAAACGATGTCGGCCTACGACATGACCTTCAGCGACTCGATTTATGGCGTTGAAGAAAGTGGTCGCTATGTGGTAGAATCACGATTGGTAAAAATGCTGGCGAAAGAATATAGCCTGCTGGAGAAGCGATTGGCCGAAAAACGCGGACGCGATACCACGTTTTTTGCCTTTGCCAACACGGTAGCTGCCCTGAACTTTCAAAAAACCAACGATGCTCACGGCTGGATTGGCTGCCGCTTTCAGCTAAACCCACAGGCGGGCTACAACGACGTGATTATTCACGTTCGGATGCTCGATAACGAAAACGTATTGCAGCAGCAGGCGTTGGGCGTTATTGGCGTGAACCTGATTTATGGCTGTTACTACTACGCCAAATCGCCCGAAACGCTGGTCTTGTCGCTCATGGACGACCTTGTGCCGGAGCGTATTCAGATCGACATGATTCGGTTCAGCGGCCCCGACTTTGCCGACGTCGATAATCGGCTGATGAGCCTGCACTTAGTGAAAAACAGCTTCACCGACTGCGCCCTGTTTGGGTCTGACGGGCAGGTGCTGCAACCCTCCGAGGCTCTGTATAAAAAGAACATTCTGGTGATGCGCGGACGGCTGCGGCCCCTCACCAACGTGCAGATGGACATGATTCAGAATGGCCTGAAGCAGTTTAAAGAAGAAAGTGACGTAGATACCAGCCGCTTAGTATCGATGGCCGAGCTAACGCTGCATAATCTGAAAGCCAACGAGCAGGGCATCGACGAGAAAGATTTTCTGGACCGGGTCGACATCTTGTGCTCGATGGGCATCTCGGTGATGATATCCAATTATCTGGAATACTACAAGTTGGTAGCCTATTTAGCTAAACTGACGCGGCTGAAAATTGGCCTGATTGTGGGCATACCGAACCTTGAATACATCTTTGAAGAAGGCCACTACGAGTTTCTGCCAGGCGGCATTCTGGAGTCGTTCGCCACGCTGTTTAGCCGGAAGGTGAAACTGTTTGTGTACCCGACGCTGAGGAACAACACGATTTATACCTGCAACGAGTTTCAACTCCCGGCTACGCTCGAACCGCTGTTCCAGTATCTGGTACGCAACGACAAAATCGAGGATATTACTGACTACAACGAAGCCAACCTGCATATCTCGACCGACCGCGTACTGGAAATGATTCAGAACGGCGAAGACGGCTGGGAGCAGTTGGTGCCGGAGCCGGTGGCCCAGCGTATCAAAGACAATTGCCTGTTTGGCTACCCCTGCGAAGTCGAATACGTGCCCATTGGCCAGCAGGTTCGGGCCAGCATGGCGCAGTAG
- a CDS encoding S41 family peptidase, with protein sequence MSFINASALWRPLLLSTVVASLCLTSCKKQDDVSPSVLTPLSSTATTGAVTDQEVNDWILANMKQVYLWNDKLPASPNRNLAPAQFFASLLFDRANTANPDRDRFSWIQPSADELRASLGGQSKSTGIEYRVLARPGTSNVMLSVLYVHLNSPALRAGLRRGDIITRVNGQLLTGTNYLDLLSTGDAFTFALANVTGSGAIVENGQVRQVSAVVLQQDPVLLDSVYTIGGRKIGYVVYTQFNPGLYNPNGPQTDETYDNKLNAIFARFKQQGVNELVLDLRYNPGGYVSSSTRLASLIGKNVDASKVFYTQQWNNLVTTELDRQRNGAGWRTQKFMTMPNNIGANLSRVFILTSGRTASASELVINGLRPFMDVRTIGTTTVGKNVGSITIDDRRKRIQWGIQPITFRSANAQGVSDYGAGFVPSVEVREPSVGMKAFGDLTEPLLGEAVFRITGTRMVRRAAPTVADQLPELGSSLDQKTGGGNMFIEWP encoded by the coding sequence ATGTCATTTATAAACGCTTCTGCACTCTGGCGACCGCTTTTGTTGAGTACGGTCGTGGCTTCGCTCTGTCTGACTTCCTGCAAAAAACAGGACGATGTAAGCCCGTCGGTTCTAACGCCTTTGTCGAGTACGGCCACCACCGGAGCCGTGACTGACCAAGAAGTGAACGACTGGATTCTGGCCAATATGAAACAGGTGTATCTATGGAACGACAAACTACCCGCCAGCCCAAACCGCAATCTCGCGCCCGCTCAGTTCTTCGCATCGTTACTCTTCGACCGGGCCAACACGGCCAACCCCGACCGTGACCGATTTTCGTGGATACAGCCCAGTGCCGATGAACTGCGGGCGTCGCTGGGTGGGCAAAGCAAATCGACCGGCATCGAATACCGCGTATTGGCCCGGCCCGGCACGTCGAACGTGATGCTATCGGTGTTGTACGTACATCTGAACTCACCGGCATTGCGGGCGGGCCTTCGGCGGGGCGACATCATCACCCGCGTCAACGGCCAACTGCTCACCGGCACCAACTACCTCGACCTGCTCTCGACCGGCGACGCGTTTACGTTCGCGCTGGCGAACGTGACTGGCAGCGGGGCCATCGTAGAAAATGGACAAGTCCGGCAGGTGTCGGCGGTGGTGTTGCAGCAAGACCCCGTACTGCTCGATTCGGTCTATACCATCGGCGGCAGAAAAATTGGTTACGTGGTTTATACGCAGTTCAATCCCGGTTTGTATAACCCCAACGGGCCACAGACCGACGAAACATATGATAATAAGCTGAACGCTATTTTTGCCCGATTTAAGCAACAGGGTGTCAACGAACTGGTACTCGATTTGCGCTATAATCCGGGCGGCTACGTCAGTTCGTCAACTCGCTTAGCCAGTCTGATCGGTAAAAACGTCGATGCGTCGAAGGTGTTTTATACGCAGCAATGGAACAACCTGGTAACTACCGAACTGGACAGACAGCGGAACGGTGCCGGTTGGCGCACACAGAAATTCATGACCATGCCCAACAATATTGGCGCAAATCTGAGCCGGGTGTTTATCCTGACATCGGGCCGCACGGCTTCGGCCAGTGAGTTGGTTATTAACGGTCTGCGCCCATTTATGGACGTGCGGACCATCGGCACCACAACGGTCGGCAAAAACGTTGGATCGATTACAATCGATGACAGGCGAAAACGCATTCAGTGGGGTATTCAGCCCATTACGTTCCGGTCGGCCAACGCGCAGGGCGTATCGGACTACGGAGCCGGTTTTGTTCCATCGGTTGAGGTGCGCGAACCCAGCGTGGGCATGAAAGCGTTTGGCGACCTGACCGAGCCACTGCTGGGCGAAGCCGTTTTTCGCATCACCGGCACCCGCATGGTTCGGCGGGCCGCGCCAACCGTTGCCGACCAACTGCCCGAACTCGGCTCGTCGCTCGATCAGAAGACCGGGGGCGGCAATATGTTTATCGAATGGCCCTGA
- a CDS encoding YraN family protein gives MAQHNETGKQGEAEAARYLRENGYQILTTNYRHQHAEIDIIAQKAKLLIFVEVKTRTNVSFGNPEEFVNYTKAKLVMRTAEHYIFAHNWQHDVRFDIVSVIINNNEIRIKHIEDAFC, from the coding sequence ATGGCTCAGCACAACGAAACCGGTAAACAGGGCGAAGCCGAAGCAGCCCGTTACCTGCGCGAGAATGGCTATCAGATTCTGACAACTAACTACCGCCACCAACATGCCGAAATCGACATCATTGCCCAGAAGGCCAAGCTACTGATTTTTGTGGAAGTCAAAACCCGCACCAACGTCAGCTTTGGCAATCCTGAAGAGTTTGTGAATTACACGAAAGCTAAATTAGTCATGCGAACAGCCGAACATTACATCTTCGCCCACAACTGGCAGCACGACGTTCGGTTCGACATTGTGTCGGTGATTATCAACAATAACGAAATCCGGATTAAGCACATCGAGGATGCGTTTTGTTGA
- the lipB gene encoding lipoyl(octanoyl) transferase LipB codes for MNTLTNKQVKFSDLGLIDYKTAWDEQERLFASIVDQKMQSRAGPEPTPTSNYLLFCEHPHVYTLGTSGHAENLLVDETRLATEFGATFFKIRRGGDITYHGPGQLVGYPILDLDNFFTDIHRYMRLLEESIILTLADYGLVAGRIDGSGHERLTGVWLGSDIPGGSGPARKICAMGVKASRWVTMHGFALNVNTDLAYFSHIVPCGIVGKAVTSLATELGRAVPLPEVAAHVRRHMAALFDMDLIDE; via the coding sequence ATGAATACGCTTACCAATAAGCAAGTAAAGTTTAGCGATTTAGGATTAATTGATTATAAAACCGCCTGGGACGAGCAGGAGCGGCTCTTTGCCAGCATCGTTGACCAGAAAATGCAGAGCCGCGCAGGCCCGGAGCCAACGCCAACATCCAACTACCTGCTTTTCTGCGAACATCCGCACGTCTACACACTCGGCACGAGCGGTCATGCCGAAAACCTGCTGGTCGATGAAACCCGGCTTGCGACCGAGTTTGGAGCGACATTCTTCAAAATCCGGCGCGGGGGCGACATTACCTATCACGGTCCCGGTCAGTTGGTGGGCTACCCAATTCTGGATTTAGACAATTTTTTTACGGACATTCACCGCTACATGCGGTTGTTGGAAGAAAGCATCATCCTGACGCTGGCCGATTACGGCCTTGTAGCGGGCCGCATCGACGGGTCGGGCCACGAAAGGCTGACGGGCGTTTGGTTAGGTAGCGACATACCGGGGGGCAGCGGCCCGGCCCGCAAAATCTGCGCAATGGGCGTAAAGGCAAGCCGCTGGGTAACGATGCACGGATTTGCGTTGAATGTGAATACAGATTTAGCGTATTTTAGCCATATTGTTCCCTGCGGCATCGTTGGCAAAGCCGTAACCTCGCTGGCGACCGAGTTGGGTCGGGCGGTGCCGCTGCCCGAAGTAGCCGCACACGTTCGGCGGCATATGGCAGCGTTATTTGACATGGACTTAATTGACGAATGA